TGCCTGGGCCGGTGATTTCCCAAAAACTAATTACGAAATTGAGTACGTCGCCAAGCGAATAGACGGCATCGACTTTTTCGCCACGGTGACTTTCCCGGTGGGGGACAGTTTCTGCAGCTTCGTGACCGGCGGCTGGGGCGGCTCGGTGATCGGTCTTTCCTCGATCAATTTCAACGATGCTTCAGATAACGAAACCACCCAGTTCATGGTCTTTAAGGACCACCAGTGGTACAAATTTCGCGTTCGGGTTACCAAGGCCAAGATTGAAGTTTGGGTGGATGAGAAAAAAGTGGTGGACTTCATCATCGGGAATAACAAGATTTCCACCCGTTACGAGGTGGACCTGTGCAAGCCGTTCGGCTTTGCCAGTTGGTGCTCGACCGGGGTGATCAAGAGTATCCGCGTGCGGGAATTGACGCCGGAAGAGGTCAAGGCCATCGAGGAAGAAGCCGAAAAGACCCGGCTTTAATGCGGTT
This is a stretch of genomic DNA from Thermogutta terrifontis. It encodes these proteins:
- a CDS encoding 3-keto-disaccharide hydrolase, with protein sequence MQRCTSHFVKLIGTTSIVLSIVAICGGRAIFAESSAESGASQTPAAEKAASSTQTKEKKPSRYEWRDLFDGKTLTGWKVPKFGGEGQVKVEDGCIVMERGDPMTGIAWAGDFPKTNYEIEYVAKRIDGIDFFATVTFPVGDSFCSFVTGGWGGSVIGLSSINFNDASDNETTQFMVFKDHQWYKFRVRVTKAKIEVWVDEKKVVDFIIGNNKISTRYEVDLCKPFGFASWCSTGVIKSIRVRELTPEEVKAIEEEAEKTRL